From a region of the Helianthus annuus cultivar XRQ/B chromosome 5, HanXRQr2.0-SUNRISE, whole genome shotgun sequence genome:
- the LOC110940680 gene encoding uncharacterized protein LOC110940680 isoform X1 has translation MTCIQVQIQQTLLCDSYVLQLQSTLYDAGQPLSDFKPASSSSFGGKIHERNCKEVWTMVEANNSCNTWSSIGTLQLFPCFLILEPDISYNTLNYLGINSWIIRCGNMVVL, from the exons ATGACGTGCATTCAGGTGCAGATTCAGCAAACACTTCTGTGTGATTCATAT GTTCTTCAGCTACAGTCCACGTTATATGATGCAGGTCAGCCACTGTCTGATTTTAAG CCAGCATCATCAAGTTCTTTTGGTGGAAAGATACATGAACGGAACTGCAAAGAG GTTTGGACAATGGTAGAAGCTAATAACAG CTGTAATACATGGTCAAGCATTGGAACTCTACAACTTTTCCCATGCTTTTTGATATTGGAACCTGACATCTCCTACAACACTCTCAACTATCTTG GCATTAATAGTTGGATAATCAGGTGTGGGAACATGGTGGTTTTGTAG
- the LOC110940680 gene encoding uncharacterized protein LOC110940680 isoform X2: MTCIQVLQLQSTLYDAGQPLSDFKPASSSSFGGKIHERNCKEVWTMVEANNSCNTWSSIGTLQLFPCFLILEPDISYNTLNYLGINSWIIRCGNMVVL; this comes from the exons ATGACGTGCATTCAG GTTCTTCAGCTACAGTCCACGTTATATGATGCAGGTCAGCCACTGTCTGATTTTAAG CCAGCATCATCAAGTTCTTTTGGTGGAAAGATACATGAACGGAACTGCAAAGAG GTTTGGACAATGGTAGAAGCTAATAACAG CTGTAATACATGGTCAAGCATTGGAACTCTACAACTTTTCCCATGCTTTTTGATATTGGAACCTGACATCTCCTACAACACTCTCAACTATCTTG GCATTAATAGTTGGATAATCAGGTGTGGGAACATGGTGGTTTTGTAG